The Chitinophaga niabensis genome segment CTACCTTCAGTTCGCTGTTAATGATATTCCGGATGGCGCCTTGCTCGTCATCATTCCAGTCTTTCACTTTTTTGTTAAGATCAATGCCTGCTTTCTCCAGGATATACACTGAGGTAGAGTGACCAATACCGAAGATATAAGTCAGACCTATTTCACCTCTTTTATTTTTAGGAAGATCAATACCGGCTATACGTGCCATATTAATTGTTTAATTTATAATTCGTTTAAATGAATACAGAAACTGATTAACCCTGACGTTGTTTAAAACGAGGATTCTTTTTGTTGATCACCAGCAAAACACCTTTGCGGCGAACGATCTTGCAGTCTGCACTTCTTTTTTTGATGGAAGCTCTTACTTTCATGAGTCAAAAGTTATAGTCTAAAGTTATTGTCTATTTATACCTGAAAATTATACGGCCCCTGCTCAGATCGTAAGGACTCATCTCAACGCCGACTTTATCACCGGGCAGGATGCGGATATAGTGCATTCTCATTTTTCCAGAGATGGTGGCCAAAATCTCATGTCCGTTTTCCAGTTTTACCCGGAACATAGCATTTGATAAGGCTTCTAGAATAATACCATCCTGTTTAATGAGTGCCTGTTTCGCCATAAAAAATTTTAGGAATGCAAAGATACCACAAAAAGTTATTAAACTGAAAAAAATACCATAAATAATCTTTGGAAAAGCGTCACTGTGTGGATAACTTTTGACAGACGTGGTTATGACCGCAAAAACTCATTCAATATCAGGCTATTACAAAGTGTTTTATTTCAGAATCTGCAACGGGGCTGGATCTGTGATCTACCCGGTTTTTAAAACCAGATGGCAAATATAAGCTTTTCAAGTGACATCCAGGCACTAAAGCGCTAGTTCAGGTAAGCTGAGTTAATAGCAGGATTGTTCTTCTCCGCTACTTCGATCCCTTCAAAAGTGGATAGAACATCAGGTTTACCTTTCATCACAGCTACCGTATGTTCATAGTGAACGGAAGACTTACGGTCGCGTGTTACAACGGTCCAGCCATCTTCCAGGTATTCCACATCACGGGTGCCCAGGTTTACCATGGGTTCAATGGCTATCACCAGGCCTTCTTTCAATACTGCTCCGCTACCCCTGCGGCCGTAATTCGGCACTTGCGGGTCTTCGTGCAGGTTACGGCCTAAACCATGCCCTACCAGCTCTCTAACCACCCCGTAGCCACGTTCCTTCTCCACATACTCCTGGATAGCATAAGCAATGTCTCCTACCCTGTTACCTACAATGGCTTTTTCGATCCCTTTGTTAAGGGCTGTTTTAGTAGCAGCCATCAGCTTCTGCACATGGCCGGGGATCTCCCCTATGGCAAAAGTGTATGCGCTATCTCCATGAAACCCTTCACTGAATACACCTACATCAACGGAAACAATATCTCCGTCCTTTATAGTGTACCCGTTGGGGATGCCGTGTACCACGGCTTCGTTTACGGAGATACAGCATGTATTGGGAAAACCTTTATAGTTCTTGAAGGAGGGTACTGCCCCGTGATCCCTGATGAATTGCTCTGCAATTGCATCCACATCCAAGGTACTCATTCCGGGTTTCAGCCTGCTGGCTACTTCTGCCAGTGTAGCACTTACGAGTTGAGCGCTTTTACGGATCAGTTCTATTTCTTCTTTCGTCTTGTAATGGATCATAACGTGCAAAATTATGGAAAAATCTGATTGTTTTCTTATGAACAGCAGAATGGCCGCAGTAGTTCGGAAAGCTGAAAAGTATGACAAAAAAAACACCAGGAATCAGAGACTCCTGGTGCGCTATATCTTTAATTCTTAAGATTGTTTTGATCAGGCATTAGCCGGGCTCGTCCTGCCTTTGATCCTGCCGGAACTCATCAGGCCATCGTAATGGCGCATGAGCAGCTGGCTTTCGATCTGCTGCAGGGTATCCAGGATAACCCCTACCATGATCAGCAGCGAAGTACCGCCGAAGAAGGTAGCAAAGGCACCGTTGATCCCTACTGCGGCTGCAACACCGGGGAGAACACCTACCAATGCCAGGAAACATGCACCGGGAAGGGTGATGCGATCCATAACAGCTCCGATATAATCTGCGGTGGCTTTACCGGGCTTAACACCGGGCACAAAACCATTATTACGTTTCATCTCATCCGCCATTTGGGTAGGATTGAAGATCAGCGCTGTGTAGAAGAAGGTGAATACTATTACCAGTACTGCGTAGATCAGGTTATAATAACCATTTGTATGATCGCTGAATATGCGGATAAATGCAGATGCACCTTCGTTGTTTGTAGCAAAACCGATAGCTGTAGCGGGGATGAACATGATGGCCTGGGCGAAGATGATGGGCATTACACCGGCAGCATTCACTTTCAGCGGAATGAACTGGCGTACACCTCCATATTGCTTGTTACCAACAATGCGTTTTGCATAGTTCACAGGGATCTTGCGGGTACCCTGCACCAGCAGGATAAGACCTACTGTGATCAGGATGAAGAAAGCGATCTCCACCAGGAATATCAGCAATCCGCCACCTGCACCGGTTGTTTTGAGCGACAGCTCCTGCAACAGGGCTTCCGGCAGACGGGCGAGGATCCCGGTCATGATGATGATAGAAGTACCGTTACCAATACCTTTATCTGTGATCTTTTCTCCTAACCACATTACGAACAATGTACCAGCAGTGAGCACAACCGTAGTAGACAGCCAGAACATGAATGAACCATATTCAGGGATAAGTGCACTACCGGATTGTGTTCTGAGGTAAGCCACATACGCGCTGGCCTGGAAAGCCGTAACAATTACGGTCAGGATACGGGTATATTGGTTGATCTTCTTCCTTCCGCTATCCCCTTCTTTCTGTAATTTCTGGAAATAAGGCACTGCGATGGTGAGCAGTTGAATAGCGATAGACGCTGAGATATAGGGCATGATACCCAGGGCAAAGATGGAAGCGCGGGAGAATGAACCACCGGCGAACATATTGAAGAGGCCCAGGATGCCTTTTTGAGACGTCTCAGAGAATTTTGCCAGCTCATTGGGATCGAGACCGGGAAGGGTGATATAGGAACCTACGCGGTACACCAGTACCAGAAGCAGCGTGGTACCAATGCGTTTACGCAGGTCCTCGATGCTCCAGATGTTCTTTATGGTTTCGATAAATTTCTTCACAGGAAGATAAGAGTTTAATAACGCGTGTAAAATTCGAAAAGACGCACTACTCCGTAGGCGCCTTCTCTATCGTAATTTCTTAAACCAGTTCTATTGATCCGCCAGCTGCTTCTACTGCTGCTTTAGCTTTTTCACTGATCGCGTTCACCTTCAACACAACTTTGCTTTTCACTTCACCCTGACCGAGTACTTTCACTTTAGCTGTTTTGTTGATCAGGCCGTTCATGTACAGGTTCTCTACGGAGAATTCCTGCAGACCATATTTTTCGATGATCACATCCAGGTCACCGATGTTGAACACTTTGTATTCAGTGCGGGTGATAGGGATGAAACCGCGTTTAGGCAAACGACGTTGAATAGGCATCTGACCACCTTCGTGACCTCTTTTGCTGGAGTAACCAGTATTGGATTGAGCACCTTTGTTACCTTTCGTAGCAGTACCACCTTTACCGGATGCTTCACCACGACCTAAACGTTTTGATTTATGTACTGCGCCTTGTGCAGGCCTTAAATTCTGTAAACTCATAATTTTAATTGTTTTACTTACGCGGAAATCAACCGCTCGCTTTTACAATGATAGTTCAAAAAAGTAAG includes the following:
- the rplO gene encoding 50S ribosomal protein L15, yielding MSLQNLRPAQGAVHKSKRLGRGEASGKGGTATKGNKGAQSNTGYSSKRGHEGGQMPIQRRLPKRGFIPITRTEYKVFNIGDLDVIIEKYGLQEFSVENLYMNGLINKTAKVKVLGQGEVKSKVVLKVNAISEKAKAAVEAAGGSIELV
- the map gene encoding type I methionyl aminopeptidase is translated as MIHYKTKEEIELIRKSAQLVSATLAEVASRLKPGMSTLDVDAIAEQFIRDHGAVPSFKNYKGFPNTCCISVNEAVVHGIPNGYTIKDGDIVSVDVGVFSEGFHGDSAYTFAIGEIPGHVQKLMAATKTALNKGIEKAIVGNRVGDIAYAIQEYVEKERGYGVVRELVGHGLGRNLHEDPQVPNYGRRGSGAVLKEGLVIAIEPMVNLGTRDVEYLEDGWTVVTRDRKSSVHYEHTVAVMKGKPDVLSTFEGIEVAEKNNPAINSAYLN
- the rpsM gene encoding 30S ribosomal protein S13 — its product is MARIAGIDLPKNKRGEIGLTYIFGIGHSTSVYILEKAGIDLNKKVKDWNDDEQGAIRNIINSELKVEGQLRSEVQMNIKRLLDIACYRGLRHRKGLPVRGQRTRTNSRTRKGKRKTVAGKKKAPKK
- the infA gene encoding translation initiation factor IF-1, whose amino-acid sequence is MAKQALIKQDGIILEALSNAMFRVKLENGHEILATISGKMRMHYIRILPGDKVGVEMSPYDLSRGRIIFRYK
- the rpmJ gene encoding 50S ribosomal protein L36, which codes for MKVRASIKKRSADCKIVRRKGVLLVINKKNPRFKQRQG
- the secY gene encoding preprotein translocase subunit SecY, whose product is MKKFIETIKNIWSIEDLRKRIGTTLLLVLVYRVGSYITLPGLDPNELAKFSETSQKGILGLFNMFAGGSFSRASIFALGIMPYISASIAIQLLTIAVPYFQKLQKEGDSGRKKINQYTRILTVIVTAFQASAYVAYLRTQSGSALIPEYGSFMFWLSTTVVLTAGTLFVMWLGEKITDKGIGNGTSIIIMTGILARLPEALLQELSLKTTGAGGGLLIFLVEIAFFILITVGLILLVQGTRKIPVNYAKRIVGNKQYGGVRQFIPLKVNAAGVMPIIFAQAIMFIPATAIGFATNNEGASAFIRIFSDHTNGYYNLIYAVLVIVFTFFYTALIFNPTQMADEMKRNNGFVPGVKPGKATADYIGAVMDRITLPGACFLALVGVLPGVAAAVGINGAFATFFGGTSLLIMVGVILDTLQQIESQLLMRHYDGLMSSGRIKGRTSPANA